The Thermus oshimai DSM 12092 nucleotide sequence GGCCAAGATCCAGGCCTTTTTGCCCGTGCTGGAGGGGATGATGAAGGAGGGCCTGGTCACCTTGGAGAAGGTGGAGGTCATCCGCTACCAGGGGTGAGCTGGGCCCCACTTTCCCGGGAGGCCTCCCGCTAGGCTTGGGGTATGGAGAAGCGGGTCCCCCCTGGCCAGATCCTCACGGAGCGCTTTCCCATCCTCACCTACGGGGAGGAGCCCGAGGTTTCCCCGGAGGCCTGGGCCTTTGAGATCCGGGGCCTGGTGGAAAACCCCCTTCGCCTCACCTACCAGGACCTCCTGAAGGAGCCCCAGGTGGACCTCACCCGGGACTTCCACTGCGTGACCCGCTGGAGCCGCCTGGACGTGGCCTGGCGGGGGGTGCGGGTGAGGGACCTATTGGAAAGGGCCCGGCCCAGGCCCGAGGCGGTGGCCGCCTTAGTCCATTCCTACGGGGGCTACACCACCAACCTCCTCCTGGAAGACCTCCTGCGGGAGGACGTCCTCCTGGCCCACACCCTCTTCGGCAAGCCCCTGCCCCGGGAGCGGGGGGGGCCGGTGCGGCTTCTGGTGCCCCACCTCTACGCCTGGAAAAGCGCCAAATGGGTGCGGGCCATCGAGCTTCTGGACCACCTGGAGCTGGGCTTCTGGGAGCGGTACGGCTACCACTGGCGGGGGGATCCCTGGCGGGAGGAGCGCTTCCAGGAGGGGCCGGTGCCCGGGCATCTCCTGCGGTTTAGGAGCAGAAAACCTTAGTACAATGTTATAAAGGAGGTGCCTATGGAGGCCTTGAAGCGGGTGGAAGAGGCCCTAAAGGCCTACCGGGAGTGCGTGGAACGGGAGGCCAGCGAGTACGGGCCCGAGTACGAGCGGGTGACCTTCATGGAGTGGGAGGCCCCGGCCCCAGACCCCTGCGCGGAGGCCTTCCAGGGCCTTGTGGACGCGGTGCGGGCC carries:
- a CDS encoding sulfite oxidase-like oxidoreductase produces the protein MEKRVPPGQILTERFPILTYGEEPEVSPEAWAFEIRGLVENPLRLTYQDLLKEPQVDLTRDFHCVTRWSRLDVAWRGVRVRDLLERARPRPEAVAALVHSYGGYTTNLLLEDLLREDVLLAHTLFGKPLPRERGGPVRLLVPHLYAWKSAKWVRAIELLDHLELGFWERYGYHWRGDPWREERFQEGPVPGHLLRFRSRKP